From Daphnia pulicaria isolate SC F1-1A chromosome 4, SC_F0-13Bv2, whole genome shotgun sequence, one genomic window encodes:
- the LOC124336003 gene encoding uncharacterized protein LOC124336003 isoform X3, producing MHEVRLNEDGRMVNRKLLSKALKLENQGLLVDFAWKETILAEEVHLNELVIKGCDNIEIPVSLQKIGNLKVISTKLSVPAFGKNYLPFDVSQKWELSGSKISSTTFEGFDLSSLAFRYLRLPTELTNVQAKLQKLILFGNGGFMPSNSDCMVDGKIGTVILQLPVEGGHLGGNLNVEYKGRPKIFENHPNSNKNFYLSAFYNCCEYFTKPITQGYQLNLVFDLIWANVKIEIPQELPVFLTSLKQAKEALKPWMQRMDFQEEKVRTDVICTKIKMENTFDKSEGDFKFLKHNPVRQFGQEVSQPPDMNVSLEGPFSESFNKESDCLSEKSFKENILFFILQEKYDVENFGFEFLRGKDRKMADLLQSCVFLDVHIAMATCCEPVANLTLEENNEGIEISHLIGSDNVTRNVSIELKWRKHFIEDIASDQEKNCRDKIELAKKHLDNGVMVIWPKYQAAQIYCRYGLESLLSSMEKSVSLPKWQEDARQSAINHLRQLISFCYAEPQRAWTTSGLEKGELTLRVLRLCIAMSAHEEGLDLLKLLGSNFESRGKFDTENFEGIQNEEVAQAISDFLNEVTGRMSVAELIEPLLTRDRISKQLLPILKLAKCLLRSSFMEGATMVGNCVSSFFAELDQTCASRSKEFDVEAYLDMIVDLELNPETSSRKRTASFIFFFAKIRSSQQCRLLLYFEAQFRSPLKNNQSCQDLFNALCLKILSADCNIYAPPVKTIIVDLVSCFIRLGNTEFLQSLILKMCQVPDKVPEGIHVRNQNLVEKIVSSPAIWELATSSEEGRSTMASLVDHHLTLLTHQLSAFEDDGNAEQVTPPDKIKNVADQEAGFRNNLWPCGLSPCIWFLMEIQQHYDDEDSHCLPIRVRAEWKTSLILAKLCAQQLMQLLIDVLKEHSGYLNKHLLSFGTLRTCRLCFSRMKDNVTVMPRRETVLELVNWFIQAGDDTPVQFILEQVFTLEKLGTWSYQQKYKLFEMLVSSPEVWIKLDSGSKLLVLKSCVDVVIMCNDFSQNSSILSDCVRLLFLVEKNQPPDGPSIATHIFTQFLTKITTSQLMELLLDFQLSEKKDPNITNVPAYAEWYFIAYRIFFKQDFVSFVKSTEENAKKILKCLFWLNDFACWEYFELQLCQSFPSEEGNLFLKAVVNNEDLREVCLNTPFALNAFRRILDHWIQCSNPQKELPFTWRQPHAVLSDHPRVEMFLRSSQECMTYANFHDFSEARLFGEGLERSGPENGFSVRAFPGGKGKYAYCEIIKNLGHPSFFTKVIEARKSELEKLVQLRQDLHHGLYNSSQEAVEDTLAYFRGSSELGTTTGNWSSTLNASQTAYIAPTPVNSQTVAWNAASHSCTSVISTTSTAPMSTTSSKTSNDDDWSERIDNLAADFRKAGEQLPVAPSPPPDDLIAFVDACTSSEKNATTKTRAMRLGCQSSSDGSSQVTTASMSIAPPASWCSWTIPKMKKSRGNEDLAPEADAGRVKGRTNVDGKKSGRRASSSSKRNPPVSGANALPVCDRKKKTVNADPRICRKQMLQSIQRGHTFLKCPNDPIDERNVEKNPISLSSAPSVGINLATNEDWSVENARPYKEAPRDDVSSRRRVARNVYSWKRGQKTLHSTEPKPSDNWRASGDAWSPFPSFPDLPSTSGTSGVTRAGLYKCDIQPNVNENVPAPKHVIDVEKRWNLKEIESSRKHDSLQSMGQFFEMELNKSDVQVTGIRKVGEMGLNFRENSIHFPANSVLPDMRKKSNDVQLAAASICFPKLSRTLNPLPSTVEVCPVAWKGPIDGGEMGQVNVQALNIRSSTDLFDVSMPPSLFVVGRIRPERVWDYINQIRLAATHDVVILKFIPACDSDQKNYAYFLSQLQQRDRFAVVGRVSKHIRDFYLITLPEGSALPSALASLTSATKLLDKNRKSSLLVGIVVRSRMNGKTGVDGAVLPTETTDASIEIVPAETPSSSFFSALDVDMRVTPPHAIMADVLKNLDIGGLQEILKTVQTKEENTCLRKRKFGDVDTDAEIIPTKLVKAAIDSSAETVPSKVTALPVKCLPPTSVSSSTANPIYICTSWPSSSTSDRIAKNIQTGPQTADLALYSPGLPMDPVTHIPAIDEDLLKKQNELMEELNSALPAWLAVDKKKTGMSENIQGPQQ from the exons ATGCATGAAGTTAGGCTTAACGAAGATGGAAGAATGGTCAACAGAAAACTGTTGTCTAAAGCGTTAAAACTGGAAAATCAGGGATTGCTAGTTGACTTTGCATGGAAGGAGACAATTCTAGCCGAAGAAGTCCATCTGAATGAATTAGTTATAAAAGGGTGTGACAACATTGAAATACCTGTATCATTACAG AAAATCGGGAATTTAAAAGTCATTTCAACTAAACTGTCAGTACCAGCATTTGGTAAAAATTACCTACCTTTTGATGTTTCACAGAAATGGGAGTTAAGTGGCTCAAAGATTTCTTCTACAACCTTTGAAGGCTTTGATCTTTCATCATTGGCTTTCCGTTATTTACGACTACCTACCGAATTGACGAATGTTCAAGCAAAGCTTCAAAAGCTTATATTATTCGGTAATGGTGGATTCATGCCATCAAATTCTGACTGCATGGTTGACGGTAAAATCGGTACAGTGATCCTTCAATTACCCGTTGAAGGGGGCCATCTAGGCGGCAATTTAAATGTAGAATATAAAGGAAGaccgaaaatatttgaaaatcatCCAAACAGTAACAAGAACTTTTACCTCTCTGCCTTTTACAACTGCTGTGAATATTTTACAAAACCCATCACTCAAGGATACCAGCTTAACCTTGTCTTTGATCTCATTTGGGCAAATGTCAAGATTGAAATCCCACAGGAACTGCCAGTTTTTCTTACATCTTTAAAACAAGCTAAAGAAGCACTGAAGCCTTGGATGCAACGAATGGATTTTCAAGAGGAAAAGGTCAGAACTGATGTAATATGCACGAagataaaaatggaaaacaccTTTGACAAGTCTGAAGgggatttcaaatttcttaagCACAACCCAGTTCGGCAGTTCGGGCAAGAAGTCTCTCAACCGCCGGATATGAACGTTTCTTTGGAAGGGCCGTTTAGTGAAAGCTTCAATAAGGAATCTGACTGCCTTTCGGAAAAGagttttaaagaaaacatCTTGTTCTTCATTCTGCAAGAAAAGTACGACGTGGAAAACTTCGGATTCGAATTCCTTCGAGGCAAAGATCGAAAAATGGCAGACCTTCTTCAAAGCTGCGTTTTCCTCGACGTGCACATTGCGATGGCAACATGCTGCGAACCAGTAGCGAATTTGACGTTAGAAGAAAACAACGAAGGTATAGAAATTTCACATTTGATTGGTTCTGATAATGTGACGAGAAACGTGAGCATCGAATTGAAGTGGCGCAAGCATTTTATTGAAGACATTGCATCcgaccaagaaaaaaattgtcgaGACAAAATTGAACTCGCCAAGAAACATTTGGATAACGGTGTAATGGTGATTTGGCCAAAATATCAAGCAGCCCAGATATACTGTCGTTATGGCCTTGAATCGCTTCTTTCCTCGATGGAGAAATCAGTTTCGTTGCCCAAATGGCAGGAAGATGCTCGGCAAAGTGCCATAAATCATTTACGGCAGCTAATTTCGTTTTGCTACGCTGAACCTCAACGTGCTTGGACTACATCGGGTTTAGAGAAAGGCGAATTGACTCTGAGAGTGCTCCGTCTCTGTATTGCCATGTCAGCTCACGAAGAGGGTCTCGATCTATTGAAGCTACTTGGTTCTAATTTTGAATCTCGTGGAAAATTCGATACCGAAAATTTTGAAGGAATTCAAAACGAAGAAGTCGCTCAGGCCATTTCGGATTTCTTGAATGAAGTTACTG GTAGGATGAGCGTCGCTGAGTTGATTGAACCACTTCTCACTCGTGATCGAATTTCAAAGCAGTTGCTCCCCATTTTGAAATTGGCAAAATGTTTGCTCAGGAGTAGCTTCATGGAAGGAGCAACCATGGTTGGAAATTGTGTTTCGTCCTTTTTCGCCGAACTTGACCAGACTTGTGCTTCAAGGTCGAAGGAGTTTGATGTGGAAGCTTACCTTGACATGATCGTTGACTTGGAGCTTAATCCTGAAACCTCTAGTCGAAAAAGAACAGCgtccttcattttcttctttgctaaAATTCGGTCATCCCAGCAGTGTCGCTTGTTGCTGTATTTTGAAGCCCAGTTCAGATCTCCATTGAAGAACAACCAATCCTGCCAAGACTTGTTTAACGCCTTGTGTCTTAAGATTTTGTCTGCTGACTGCAACATTTACGCACCCCCCGTCAAAACCATCATCGTCGATTTAGTGAGTTGTTTTATTCGGCTGGGAAATACTGAATTTCTTCaaagtttgattttgaaaatgtgtCAAGTGCCCGATAAAGTTCCAGAGGGAATCCATGTGAGAAATCAAAACTTAGTTGagaaaatagtttcttctCCAGCCATATGGGAATTGGCAACCTCATCAGAAGAAGGAAGGTCTACGATGGCTTCACTAGTCGATCACCATTTAACCTTGTTAACACATCAACTTTCAGCTTTTGAAGATGATGGCAATGCAGAGCAGGTTACTCCTCCGGATAAAATCAAGAATGTCGCTGACCAAGAAGCCGGGTTTCGAAACAATCTTTGGCCTTGTGGTTTGTCACCATGTATTTGGTTTTTAATGGAAATTCAACAACACTACGATGATGAAGATTCGCATTGCTTGCCCATTCGTGTTCGCGCTGAATGGAAGACTTCGTTAATTCTAGCAAAGCTATGTGCTCAACAATTGATGCAACTCTTGATCGACGTGCTCAAAGAACATTCTGGATACTTGAACAAACATCTTCTCAGTTTTGGCACTCTTCGTACCTGCCGATTATGCTTTTCGCGGATGAAAGATAACGTGACTGTTATGCCTCGTCGAGAAACTGTCCTGGAGTTGGTGAATTGGTTTATCCAAGCAGGTGACGATACTCCAGTGCAATTCATTCTTGAGCAAGTATTCACTTTGGAAAAACTTGGAACTTGGAGCTATCAACAAAAATACAAGCTTTTTGAAATGCTTGTTTCATCGCCTGAAGTTTGGATAAAATTGGATTCTGGTTCAAAGTTACTAGTTTTGAAATCTTGTGTTGATGTTGTCATAATGTGCAACGACTTTTCCCAGAACTCGTCAATCCTAAGTGACTGTGTccggcttctttttttggtggaAAAGAATCAACCCCCTGACGGCCCAAGTATCGCTACTCACATTTTTACACAATTTTTGACGAAGATAACGACTTCTCAGCTGATGGAACTTTTGTTAGACTTCCAGTTGTCCGAAAAAAAGGACCCTAACATTACAAATGTTCCTGCCTACGCTGAATGGTATTTTATTGCATATCGGATCTTCTTTAAGCAAGATTTTGTGTCGTTCGTGAAATCTACAGAAGAAAACGCAAAGAAGATTTTAAAGTGCCTTTTCTGGCTGAATGACTTTGCCTGCTGGGAATATTTTGAACTTCAGCTTTGCCAATCCTTTCCGTCAGAAGAAGGAAATCTCTTCTTGAAGGCTGTAGTCAACAATGAAGATCTTCGAGAAGTCTGCTTGAATACCCCTTTTGCTTTAAATGCTTTTCGTCGCATCCTTGACCACTGGATACAATGTTCGAATCCCCAAAAGGAGCTACCCTTCACCTGGAGACAGCCTCATGCTGTGTTATCTGACCATCCTCGAGTGGAGATGTTTCTTCGTTCATCTCAAGAATGTATGACGTATGCAAATTTCCATGACTTTTCAGAAGCCCGTCTGTTTGGTGAAGGTCTAGAAAGAAGTGGACCAGAAAATGGATTTAGCGTTCGAGCGTTTCCGGgcggaaaaggaaaatatgcttattgtgaaataattaaaaatcttGGTCATCCCAGTTTTTTTACGAAAGTTATTGAAGCAAGAAAATCCGAGTTGGAGAAATTGGTTCAGTTGCGCCAAGACCTGCACCATGGCCTGTACAACTCATCACAAGAAGCTGTTGAAGACACCCTTGCTTATTTCcgag GTTCCTCTGAATTGGGCACTACTACCGGTAATTGGTCGTCTACCTTAAATGCATCACAAACTGCTTATATTGCTCCAACTCCGGTGAATAGCCAAACTGTTGCCTGGAATGCAGCTTCGCATTCTTGTACTTCTGTGATTTCGACCACAAGCACAGCGCCAATGTCAACAACAAGCTCCAAAACATCCAACGACGATGACTGGAGTGAAAGGATTGATAATTTGGCTGCAGATTTCAGAAAAGCAGGAGAACAGTTGCCTGTTGCTCCGTCACCACCGCCTGATGATTTGATAGCTTTTGTCGATGCTTGTAcgtcaagtgaaaaaaatgcaacaacCAAGACAAGAGCGATGAGATTAGGTTGTCAGTCGAGTTCAGATGGATCCAGCCAAGTGACAACCGCAAGTATGAGCATTGCACCACCAGCTAGTTGGTGCTCCTGGACAAttcccaaaatgaaaaaatctcgAGGAAATGAAGATCTGGCACCTGAAGCCGACGCTGGAAGAGTCAAAGGAAGAACGAATGTGGACGGTAAAAAATCTGGCCGTCGGGCCAGCTCTAGCAGTAAAAGAAACCCGCCTGTTTCGGGGGCTAACGCACTTCCAGTAtgtgacagaaaaaagaaaactgttaaTGCAGATCCTCGGATTTGCCGTAAG CAAATGTTGCAGAGCATTCAAAGAGGACACACGTTTTTAAAATGTCCGAATGACCCAATCGATGAAAGGAATGTTGAGAAAAACCCTATTTCTCTTAGCAGCGCTCCTTCAGTTGGAATAAATTTGGCAACGAATGAAGATTGGAGTGTTGAAAATGCTAGGCCTTATAAAGAAGCCCCAAGAGACGATGTCTCCAGTAGAAGGAGGGTAGCGCGAAATGTTTATAGTTGGAAACGAGGACAAAAGACTCTGCATTCCACCGAACCAAAACCAAGTGACAATTGGAGAGCTAGTGGTGATGCTTGGTCACCTTTTCCCAGTTTTCCTGATCTGCCTTCTACTTCGGGTACTAGCGGTGTAACGAGAGCTGGATTGTACAAGTGCGACATACAACCAAATGTGAATGAAAACGTTCCTGCACCTAAACATGTAATCGATGTGGAAAAGAGATGGAATcttaaagaaattgaaagttCGAGGAAGCACGATTCACTACAATCTATGGGACAGTTTTTTGAGATGGAACTTAACAAATCGGATGTACAG GTAACGGGAATCCGAAAAGTGGGAGAGATGGGTTTGAATTTTAGAGAAAATTCCATTCATTTCCCTGCTAATTCTGTCTTGCCAGACATGAGAAAGAAGAGTAACGATGTTCAACTAGCTGCAGCCTCCATTTGTTTTCCCAAACTCTCAAG AACTCTCAACCCTCTGCCATCCACTGTAGAAGTGTGCCCGGTTGCCTGGAAAGGCCCCATCGACGGCGGAGAAATGGGACAAGTTAACGTCCAAGCGTTGAAT ATACGAAGTTCTACTGATCTCTTTGACGTCTCTATGCCGCCATCACTTTTTGTGGTGGGTCGTATCCGACCGGAAAGAGTTTGGGATTACATCAACCAAATAAGATTGGCTGCAACCCACGATGTCGTTATTCTCAAATTCATTCCGGCTTGCGATTCTGACCAGAAAAACTACGCATATTTCCTCAGTCAACTACAGCAACGAGACAGATTTGCCGTCGTGGGACGCGTTTCCAAGCACATTAGGGATTTTTACCTAATTACATTGCCCGAAGGAAGCGCTCTGCCATCCGCATTAGCCTCTTTAACTTCGGCTACGAAAT TATTGGATAAGAATCGCAAGTCTAGTTTGTTGGTGGGTATTGTGGTAAGATCTAGAATGAACGGAAAGACTGGTGTTGATGGCGCTGTTTTGCCTACTGAAACGACTGACGCATCCATCGAAATTGTACCTGCGGAAACGCCGAGCTCATCA TTTTTCTCTGCGTTGGACGTTGACATGAGAGTAACACCTCCACATGCCATTATGGCAGACGTACTGAAAAACCTCGATATCGGTGGTTTGCAG GAAATTCTCAAAACAGTTCAgaccaaagaagaaaacactTGTTTGAGAAAGCGAAAGTTTGGCGATGTGGATACTGATGCTGAAATCATCCCTACCAAACTGGTCAAAGCAGCAATTGATAGTAGTGCAGAGACCGTCCCTTCCAAAGTGACTGCTTTGCCTGTCAAATGTTTGCCACCCACCTCAGTGAGTAGCAGTACAGCCAATCCTATCTACATATGCACTTCGTGGCCCAGTTCAAGCACTAGTGACAGGATTGCTAAAAATATCCAAACCGGACCCCAAACTGCTGACTTAGCACTCTATAGTCCCGGCCTACCTATGGACCCTGTAACCCACATACCAG CTATCGATGAGGATTtgctgaaaaaacaaaacgagttGATGGAAGAATTAAATTCAGCACTTCCAGCCTGGCTAGcggttgataaaaagaaaactgggaTGTCGGAAAACATCCAGGGTCCTCAGCAATAA